A single window of Betta splendens chromosome 11, fBetSpl5.4, whole genome shotgun sequence DNA harbors:
- the cfap90 gene encoding uncharacterized protein CFAP90 isoform X2 → MDLSDKPDKPLSTLSSFSYIPPRRNQPKEMSYFKKDSEAPDVFMYDRVYNQAEGYDMRLHRDDRKHFKGSGLRINEEEMSRDVPVLSSSEYGRRPHPGLYQTGRQFARVACTKTEFYMKNGIIWNLAEGYGAVAPI, encoded by the exons ATGGATTTATCAGACAAACCAGACAAACCGCTGTCCACATTATCGTCCTTCAGTTACATCCCACCGCGACGGAACCAACCGAAAGAAATGTCTTATTTCAAGAAAGACTCGGAA GCGCCAGATGTCTTCATGTATGACCGAGTGTACAACCAGGCTGAAGGCTACGACATGAGACTGCACCGCGATGACAGGAAACACTTTAAAGGAAGCGGACTGCGCATAAACGAAGAG GAGATGTCCAGGGACGTACCGGTGCTGTCCTCTTCAGAATATGGGCGTCGTCCTCACCCTGGTCTCTATCAAACAGGCCGCCAGTTTGCACGCGTGGCTTGTACCAAAACAGAGTTTTACATGAAAAACGGGATCATCTGGAATTTGGCAGAAGGATACGGAGCAGTGGCCCCGATCTGA
- the cfap90 gene encoding uncharacterized protein CFAP90 isoform X1 produces MDLSDKPDKPLSTLSSFSYIPPRRNQPKEMSYFKKDSEAPDVFMYDRVYNQAEGYDMRLHRDDRKHFKGSGLRINEEEDTEWRDTHVIHTQHSAVEEKATEHQTQVDEFGHLMRELIREERIPGRTQWGCARYAQTINMRVR; encoded by the exons ATGGATTTATCAGACAAACCAGACAAACCGCTGTCCACATTATCGTCCTTCAGTTACATCCCACCGCGACGGAACCAACCGAAAGAAATGTCTTATTTCAAGAAAGACTCGGAA GCGCCAGATGTCTTCATGTATGACCGAGTGTACAACCAGGCTGAAGGCTACGACATGAGACTGCACCGCGATGACAGGAAACACTTTAAAGGAAGCGGACTGCGCATAAACGAAGAG GAGGACACAGAGTGGAGAGACACCCATGTCATTCACACACAGCACTCCGCTGTAGAAGAGAAAGCAACTGAACACCAAACTCAGGTGGACGAATTCGGACATTTGATGCGGGAATTGATCAGAGAAGAGAGGATTCCTGGGAGAACGCAATGGGGATGTGCTCGGTATGCACAGACCATCAACATGCGGGTAAGATGA